A genome region from Sphingomonas sp. BGYR3 includes the following:
- the trxB gene encoding thioredoxin-disulfide reductase produces MTTHSTQMLILGSGPAGLTAAIYGARASLNPIVVQGIQPGGQLTTTTDVENYPGFAEVIQGPWLMQQMQAQAEHVGTRMMYDTIVDIDLSQRPFRLIGDSGDVYEGETLVIATGAQAKWLGLESEDLLKGKGVSACATCDGFFYRGKKVAVIGGGNTAVEEALYLTNHSPDVTLIHRRDSLRAEKILQQRLFASDRITTLWNKEVVRFIDGGGMAGLVGMELRDTVTGELSTIEVDGGFVAIGHKPATDLFKGHLDLDEDGYLKVDVGSTRTSVPGVFACGDVMDKVYRQAVTAAGTGCMAALDAERFLAAAHFAMAEAAE; encoded by the coding sequence ATGACAACTCATTCGACCCAGATGCTGATCCTTGGTTCCGGCCCCGCCGGCCTGACCGCCGCCATTTACGGCGCGCGCGCCAGCCTGAACCCCATCGTGGTGCAGGGCATCCAGCCGGGCGGCCAGCTGACCACGACTACGGATGTCGAAAACTATCCGGGCTTTGCAGAGGTCATTCAGGGCCCCTGGCTGATGCAGCAGATGCAGGCTCAGGCCGAACATGTCGGCACGCGGATGATGTACGACACCATCGTCGATATCGACCTGTCGCAGCGGCCGTTCCGCCTGATCGGCGATTCGGGCGATGTGTATGAGGGCGAGACGCTGGTCATCGCCACCGGCGCACAGGCAAAATGGCTGGGGCTGGAGAGCGAGGACCTGCTGAAGGGCAAGGGCGTGTCCGCCTGTGCTACCTGTGACGGGTTCTTCTATCGCGGCAAGAAGGTTGCGGTGATCGGCGGCGGCAATACCGCGGTCGAAGAGGCGCTGTACCTGACCAACCATTCGCCGGATGTCACGCTGATCCACCGCCGCGACAGCCTGCGCGCGGAAAAGATCCTGCAGCAGCGCCTGTTCGCCAGCGACCGGATCACGACCTTGTGGAACAAGGAAGTGGTTCGCTTCATCGACGGCGGCGGCATGGCCGGGCTGGTCGGCATGGAATTGCGCGACACCGTGACGGGTGAGCTGTCCACGATCGAGGTTGATGGCGGCTTCGTGGCGATCGGGCACAAGCCGGCAACCGACCTGTTCAAGGGGCATCTGGACCTGGACGAGGACGGGTATCTGAAGGTCGATGTCGGCAGCACGCGGACCAGCGTCCCCGGCGTGTTCGCCTGCGGCGACGTGATGGACAAGGTGTATCGTCAGGCGGTGACCGCCGCCGGCACCGGCTGCATGGCCGCGCTGGACGCCGAACGCTTTCTGGCCGCCGCCCATTTCGCGATGGCCGAGGCCGCCGAATAA
- the bioB gene encoding biotin synthase BioB, which produces MPESVRTDWTREEIAALFELPFGELLFRAQTVHRAHHQPDTVQMSTLLSIKTGGCPEDCGYCNQSAHAETGLKATKLMDVRAVLQSAAQAKDHGSTRFCMGAAWRNPKDRDMPAIVEMVKGVRAMGMETCMTLGMLTPAQAAMLADAGLDYYNHNIDTSPERYGDVITTRTFEDRLDTLEHVRSAGINVCCGGIVGMGETRDDRVGFIHALATLPRHPESVPLNALVPVKGTVLGDMLADTPLARIDEIEFVRTVAAARITMPESMVRLSAGRESMSDAAQALCFMAGANSIFTGDRLLTTANAGDDRDAALFARLGVTPMAAETKAELQAAE; this is translated from the coding sequence ATGCCTGAATCCGTCCGCACCGATTGGACCCGCGAGGAAATCGCCGCGCTGTTCGAATTGCCCTTTGGCGAGCTTCTGTTCCGCGCCCAGACCGTGCACCGTGCCCATCACCAGCCCGACACGGTCCAGATGTCGACCCTGTTGTCGATCAAGACCGGCGGCTGTCCCGAGGATTGCGGATATTGCAATCAGTCCGCCCATGCCGAAACGGGGCTGAAGGCGACCAAGCTGATGGACGTGCGCGCCGTGCTGCAATCCGCGGCGCAGGCAAAGGATCATGGCTCGACCCGGTTCTGCATGGGCGCGGCGTGGCGCAATCCCAAGGACCGCGACATGCCCGCCATTGTCGAGATGGTGAAGGGCGTGCGCGCGATGGGCATGGAAACGTGCATGACGCTGGGGATGCTGACCCCCGCCCAGGCGGCGATGCTGGCCGATGCGGGCCTCGATTATTACAATCACAATATCGACACCTCGCCCGAGCGTTATGGTGACGTCATCACCACCCGCACGTTCGAGGACCGGCTGGACACGCTGGAGCACGTCCGCAGTGCAGGCATCAATGTCTGCTGCGGCGGGATCGTCGGCATGGGCGAGACGCGGGACGACCGGGTCGGGTTCATCCATGCGCTGGCTACCCTGCCCCGTCATCCGGAAAGCGTGCCGTTAAACGCCCTGGTGCCGGTAAAGGGCACGGTGCTGGGCGATATGCTGGCCGATACGCCGCTGGCCCGGATCGACGAGATCGAGTTCGTCCGCACCGTGGCGGCGGCGCGCATCACCATGCCGGAAAGCATGGTCCGCCTGTCCGCCGGGCGCGAGAGCATGAGCGATGCTGCGCAGGCGCTGTGTTTCATGGCGGGCGCGAACAGCATCTTTACCGGCGACCGGCTGCTGACCACGGCCAATGCGGGGGATGATCGCGACGCGGCCCTGTTTGCCCGGCTGGGCGTCACGCCCATGGCGGCCGAAACCAAGGCTGAACTGCAGGCAGCGGAGTAA
- a CDS encoding acyl-CoA carboxylase subunit beta: MPSTIEELERRREAARMGGGQKRIEAQHAKGKLTARERLDVLLDPGSFEELDMYVEHNCVDFGMPDTVIPGDGVVTGSGTINGRLVFVFSQDFTVFGGSLSERHAQKICKIMDMAMKVGAPVIGLNDSGGARIQEGVASLGGYAEVFQRNVLASGVVPQLSLIMGPCAGGAVYSPAMTDFIFMVKDSSYMFVTGPDVVKTVTNEVVTQEELGGAVTHTTKSAVADLALDNDIEALLAARDFFDFLPASNREEPPVRPCADPWDRIEDSLDTLIPPSANQPYDMHELIAKTVDEGEFFELQPAHAANIIIGLGRIEGRTVGIVANQPMVLAGVLDINASKKAARFVRFCDAFEIPIVTFVDVPGFLPGVGQEHSGIIKHGAKLLFAYAEATVPKITVITRKAYGGAYDVMASKHLRGDLNYAWPTAEIAVMGAKGAVEIIFRGRTPEEIAERTAEYEARFANPFVAASKGFIDEVIMPHSTRRRIALGLRKLRGKSLENPWKKHDNIPL, translated from the coding sequence ATGCCCTCCACCATCGAGGAACTGGAACGCCGGCGGGAGGCCGCGCGGATGGGCGGCGGCCAGAAGCGGATCGAGGCCCAGCATGCCAAGGGCAAGCTGACTGCGCGCGAGCGGCTGGACGTGCTACTCGATCCCGGCAGCTTCGAAGAGCTGGACATGTATGTCGAGCATAACTGCGTCGATTTCGGGATGCCCGACACGGTGATCCCCGGCGACGGCGTGGTGACCGGATCGGGTACGATCAACGGCCGGCTGGTGTTTGTGTTCAGCCAGGATTTCACCGTGTTCGGCGGATCGCTGTCCGAACGCCATGCGCAAAAGATCTGCAAGATCATGGACATGGCGATGAAGGTCGGCGCGCCGGTCATCGGCCTGAATGATTCGGGCGGGGCACGCATTCAGGAGGGCGTGGCCAGCCTGGGCGGCTATGCTGAGGTGTTTCAGCGCAACGTGCTGGCATCGGGCGTCGTGCCGCAGCTGTCGCTGATCATGGGGCCATGCGCGGGCGGTGCGGTCTATTCGCCCGCCATGACCGACTTCATCTTCATGGTGAAGGATTCAAGCTACATGTTCGTCACCGGCCCGGACGTGGTCAAGACGGTGACCAACGAGGTGGTGACGCAGGAGGAACTGGGCGGCGCGGTGACGCACACGACCAAGAGCGCGGTCGCCGACCTGGCGCTGGACAATGACATCGAGGCATTGCTGGCGGCGCGCGATTTCTTTGACTTCCTGCCGGCATCGAACCGCGAAGAGCCGCCGGTGCGCCCGTGCGCGGACCCGTGGGACCGGATCGAGGACAGCCTGGACACGCTGATCCCGCCATCAGCCAACCAGCCCTATGACATGCACGAACTGATCGCCAAGACGGTCGATGAGGGCGAGTTTTTCGAGCTTCAGCCTGCGCATGCCGCCAACATCATCATCGGTCTCGGCCGGATCGAGGGGCGGACGGTGGGCATCGTCGCCAATCAGCCGATGGTGCTGGCCGGGGTGCTCGACATCAACGCCAGCAAAAAGGCGGCACGGTTCGTCCGCTTCTGCGATGCGTTCGAAATCCCGATCGTTACGTTTGTCGACGTGCCCGGATTCCTGCCCGGCGTGGGTCAGGAACATTCGGGCATCATCAAGCATGGCGCAAAGCTGCTGTTCGCCTATGCCGAGGCGACCGTGCCCAAGATCACCGTCATCACGCGCAAGGCCTATGGCGGCGCGTACGACGTGATGGCGTCCAAGCACCTGCGCGGGGACCTCAACTATGCCTGGCCCACCGCCGAAATCGCAGTGATGGGCGCAAAGGGCGCGGTGGAGATCATCTTCCGCGGGCGAACGCCGGAGGAGATCGCGGAGCGGACGGCGGAGTACGAGGCCCGCTTCGCCAACCCGTTCGTCGCGGCGAGCAAGGGGTTCATCGACGAGGTGATCATGCCCCACTCCACACGGCGGCGCATCGCGCTGGGGCTACGCAAGCTGCGGGGCAAGAGCCTCGAAAACCCGTGGAAGAAGCATGACAATATTCCGCTGTGA
- the mce gene encoding methylmalonyl-CoA epimerase, with protein MILGRLNHIGVATPSIADSIAFYREVMGASRIHEPFDLPAQGVKVCFVDTPNTQIELIEPLGADSPIHGFLAKNPAGGQHHLCYEVPDIHEAKAWFEAKGARVLGEPRIGAHGTPIFFVHPRDMGGVLTEIMETPKGDH; from the coding sequence ATGATCCTCGGTCGCCTGAACCATATCGGCGTTGCGACGCCGTCCATCGCGGACAGCATCGCGTTCTACCGCGAGGTGATGGGCGCGAGCCGGATCCACGAACCCTTCGACCTGCCCGCACAGGGGGTGAAGGTGTGTTTTGTCGACACCCCCAATACCCAGATCGAGCTGATCGAACCGCTGGGCGCGGATTCGCCGATCCACGGGTTTCTGGCCAAGAACCCGGCCGGGGGGCAGCATCACCTGTGCTATGAAGTGCCCGACATTCACGAAGCCAAGGCATGGTTCGAGGCGAAGGGCGCCCGCGTGCTGGGCGAACCGCGCATCGGCGCGCATGGCACGCCGATCTTTTTCGTCCACCCGCGCGACATGGGCGGCGTGCTGACCGAAATCATGGAGACGCCGAAAGGCGATCATTGA
- the scpA gene encoding methylmalonyl-CoA mutase, translated as MTDKPTPADWAALADKEVKGRDLTWQTPEGIAVKPLYTAEDVAGIDPGLPGFAPFTRGVRASMYAGRPWTIRQYAGFSTAEESNAFYRRNLAAGQKGLSVAFDLATHRGYDSDHPRVTGDVGKAGVAIDTVEDMKILFDGIPLDKMSVSMTMNGAVIPVLAFFIVAAEEQGVDQRLLDGTIQNDILKEFMVRNTYIYPPEPSMRIIADIFAYTSAHMPKFNSISISGYHMHEAGATQVQELAFTIADGIEYVRRGVESGLDIDAFAGRLSFFFAIGMNFFMEVAKLRAARLLWHRAMTMLGAKDERSKMLRTHCQTSGVSLTEQDPYNNVIRTTVEAMAAMLGGTQSLHTNALDEAIALPTDFSARIARNTQIVLQEETGMTRVVDPLGGSYYVEALTSELADKAWEIVERVEAEGGMAKAVAAGWPKAMIEEAAAARQARVDRAEDVIVGVNKYRLANEDLLETLEVDNAAVRESQIARINTVKAKRDETAVEAALNAIRDGARGDGNLLALAVTAARARATLGEISAAMEDVFGRYATVPTPVRGVYAAPYAEDDRWAQVTAGVDAVARRLGRRPRLLVAKMGQDGHDRGANVIASAFADLGFEVVSGPLFQTPEETVVLALDSGVDVVGASSLAAGHKTLIPALIAGLREAGRSDIKVIAGGVIPPQDYDYLRDAGVQGIYGPGSNVVECAADVLRLLGHNMPPAEVDA; from the coding sequence ATGACCGATAAACCCACCCCCGCCGACTGGGCCGCGCTGGCCGACAAGGAAGTGAAGGGCCGCGACCTCACCTGGCAGACGCCAGAGGGGATTGCGGTCAAGCCGCTCTACACTGCCGAGGATGTGGCCGGCATCGATCCCGGCCTGCCCGGCTTTGCGCCGTTCACGCGCGGGGTGCGGGCCAGCATGTATGCCGGCCGGCCATGGACGATCCGGCAATATGCGGGATTTTCGACGGCCGAGGAATCCAACGCCTTTTACCGCCGCAACCTTGCCGCCGGGCAAAAGGGGCTCTCCGTCGCCTTCGATCTGGCCACCCATCGCGGCTATGACAGCGATCACCCGCGCGTCACCGGCGACGTCGGCAAGGCGGGCGTGGCCATCGACACGGTCGAGGACATGAAGATCCTGTTCGACGGCATTCCGCTCGACAAGATGTCGGTCAGCATGACGATGAACGGCGCGGTGATCCCCGTGCTCGCCTTCTTCATCGTCGCGGCGGAGGAACAGGGCGTCGATCAGCGGCTGCTGGACGGAACGATCCAGAACGACATCCTCAAGGAGTTCATGGTCCGCAACACGTACATCTATCCGCCAGAGCCATCGATGCGGATCATTGCGGACATCTTTGCCTATACTTCGGCGCATATGCCGAAGTTCAATTCGATCTCGATCAGCGGCTATCACATGCACGAGGCCGGTGCGACGCAGGTGCAGGAGCTTGCCTTCACCATCGCCGACGGCATCGAATATGTCCGGCGCGGGGTGGAAAGCGGGCTGGATATCGATGCGTTCGCCGGGCGGCTTTCGTTCTTTTTCGCGATCGGCATGAACTTCTTCATGGAGGTGGCGAAACTGCGCGCCGCCCGCTTGTTGTGGCACCGGGCGATGACGATGCTGGGGGCGAAGGACGAGCGGAGCAAGATGCTGCGCACGCATTGCCAGACCAGCGGCGTTTCGCTGACCGAGCAGGACCCGTACAACAACGTCATCCGCACGACGGTGGAGGCGATGGCGGCGATGCTGGGCGGGACGCAGAGCCTGCACACCAACGCGCTGGATGAAGCCATCGCGCTGCCCACCGATTTTTCGGCCCGTATTGCCCGCAACACCCAGATCGTGTTGCAGGAAGAAACCGGCATGACCCGCGTGGTCGACCCGCTGGGCGGCAGTTACTATGTCGAGGCGCTGACCAGCGAACTGGCCGACAAGGCATGGGAAATCGTCGAGCGGGTCGAGGCGGAAGGCGGCATGGCGAAAGCGGTTGCCGCCGGATGGCCCAAGGCGATGATCGAGGAAGCGGCCGCCGCCCGGCAGGCGCGGGTCGACCGGGCCGAGGATGTGATCGTCGGCGTCAACAAATACCGGCTGGCGAACGAGGACCTGCTGGAAACGCTGGAGGTCGATAACGCCGCGGTGCGGGAATCGCAGATCGCCCGGATCAACACGGTCAAGGCGAAGCGCGACGAAACGGCGGTCGAGGCTGCGCTAAATGCCATTCGGGACGGCGCGCGGGGCGATGGAAACCTTCTGGCACTCGCCGTCACGGCGGCGCGCGCGCGGGCGACGCTTGGCGAAATCTCTGCCGCGATGGAGGATGTGTTCGGCCGCTACGCTACCGTTCCGACCCCGGTTCGCGGCGTCTATGCCGCGCCCTATGCGGAGGATGACCGCTGGGCACAGGTGACGGCGGGCGTGGATGCCGTCGCCCGGCGGCTGGGGCGCCGCCCCCGTCTGCTGGTCGCCAAGATGGGGCAGGACGGGCATGATCGCGGCGCGAACGTGATCGCATCCGCCTTTGCCGATCTGGGGTTCGAGGTGGTCAGTGGCCCCCTGTTCCAGACGCCGGAGGAAACCGTCGTCCTGGCACTCGACAGCGGGGTCGATGTGGTCGGCGCGTCATCCCTTGCGGCCGGCCACAAGACGTTGATCCCCGCACTGATCGCCGGACTGCGCGAGGCGGGGCGTAGCGATATCAAGGTGATCGCCGGCGGCGTCATTCCGCCCCAGGATTACGACTATCTGCGCGATGCGGGGGTTCAGGGCATTTATGGCCCGGGCAGCAACGTCGTCGAATGTGCGGCCGATGTCCTGCGCCTGCTGGGCCACAACATGCCGCCGGCGGAGGTCGATGCGTGA
- a CDS encoding alpha/beta hydrolase-fold protein → MIAPLRHAFWLLALACCASSANAQTQPAATPIVIGQSYRLDSRAMPTPRTINVWLPPSYAAGNRRYPVLYLIDGGVDQDFHHITGLVQLGSVNGTTRDVIVVGIETVDRRNELAFPTTDAKLKADYPTAGDSARFRRFIAAEVNPWVERSFRTDGMDTVMGESLAGLFVVETLLRQPALFDQYIAISPSLWWDNQSLLAAALPMLPGTAGKTLWLSVANEQGMGVAPFADLLRANAPKGLTWTFAPMPGETHATIYHGASMIALRQLFAQAEAE, encoded by the coding sequence GTGATTGCCCCGTTGCGCCATGCGTTCTGGCTGCTGGCGCTGGCCTGCTGCGCCTCGTCCGCCAACGCGCAGACGCAACCGGCAGCGACGCCGATCGTCATCGGTCAGTCCTATCGGCTGGACAGCCGGGCAATGCCCACGCCGCGCACGATCAATGTCTGGCTGCCACCATCCTATGCCGCCGGGAACAGGCGCTATCCCGTCCTCTATCTGATCGACGGCGGGGTTGATCAGGATTTCCACCACATCACGGGGCTGGTCCAGCTGGGTTCCGTCAACGGGACGACGCGGGACGTCATTGTCGTGGGGATCGAGACTGTCGACCGGCGCAACGAACTCGCCTTTCCCACGACGGATGCCAAGCTGAAGGCGGACTATCCCACCGCCGGAGACAGCGCGCGGTTCCGCCGGTTCATCGCCGCGGAGGTCAATCCCTGGGTCGAGCGCAGCTTTCGGACCGATGGCATGGACACGGTGATGGGGGAATCGCTTGCCGGCCTGTTCGTCGTCGAAACGCTGCTGCGTCAGCCCGCGCTGTTCGATCAGTATATCGCGATCAGCCCCAGCCTGTGGTGGGACAACCAGTCGCTGCTGGCCGCCGCCCTGCCGATGTTGCCGGGCACGGCGGGCAAAACCCTGTGGCTGAGCGTTGCCAATGAACAGGGAATGGGCGTTGCGCCCTTTGCCGACCTGCTCCGCGCCAACGCACCAAAGGGTCTGACATGGACGTTCGCGCCGATGCCGGGCGAAACCCATGCCACCATTTATCACGGCGCGTCGATGATCGCGCTGCGCCAACTGTTTGCACAAGCCGAGGCTGAATGA
- a CDS encoding acetyl/propionyl/methylcrotonyl-CoA carboxylase subunit alpha: MFKKILVANRGEIACRVFRTAKRMGIATVAVYSDADARSPHVLMADEAVRLGPAPAAESYLKADLILAAAQATGADCIHPGYGFLSERESFARACADAGIAFVGPPPGAIAAMGDKIESKKLAKAAGVNVVPGYLGEIADTEEAVRIASDIGFPVMMKASAGGGGKGMRLAWSEQDVRDGFEATKREGLASFGDDRVFIEKFIESPRHIEIQVLGDQHGNILYLGERECSIQRRHQKVVEEAPSPFVTPEMRRAMGEQAVALARAVGYFSAGTVELIVSGADTSGKSFYFLEMNTRLQVEHPVTEAVTGIDLVEQMIRVAAGERLAFGQDDIRLNGWAIENRVYAEDPYRGFLPSTGRLVRYAPPSASTTPYGAPDSAGAYIRVDDGVAEGGEVSMFYDPMIAKLITWAPTRNEAADLQVQALDGFQIEGLGQNIDFLSALMQHPRFRSGALTTGFIAEEYPEGFSGAPTSAELTRALAAVAAGLSFTTAGRARQISGQLGTAPLPSSDWTVRIGGEDHAVTLAEGHATVDGERVEGTMHWQPGDRMVTATANGDTLSVRVKRTRTGWLLTTRGAVHRVEVLPAHIAPYRRHMIEKVPPDMSRFLLCPMPGLLTQLHVAPGDKVEAGQPLAVIEAMKMENILRAEKSAVVKAANFAPGDSLAVDAAILEFE; this comes from the coding sequence ATGTTCAAGAAGATCCTGGTCGCCAATCGCGGCGAAATCGCGTGCCGGGTGTTCCGCACGGCCAAGCGGATGGGGATTGCGACGGTCGCGGTCTATTCCGATGCCGATGCACGCAGCCCCCATGTGCTGATGGCGGACGAGGCAGTGCGGCTCGGCCCGGCGCCTGCTGCCGAAAGCTATCTGAAGGCGGACCTGATCCTGGCCGCGGCGCAGGCGACGGGCGCGGACTGCATCCATCCCGGCTATGGCTTTCTGTCGGAGCGGGAAAGCTTTGCCCGCGCCTGCGCCGATGCGGGCATCGCCTTTGTCGGGCCGCCGCCGGGCGCCATCGCGGCGATGGGCGACAAGATCGAATCCAAGAAACTGGCCAAGGCGGCGGGCGTCAACGTCGTGCCCGGTTATCTGGGCGAGATCGCGGATACCGAAGAGGCGGTGCGGATCGCCAGCGACATCGGCTTTCCGGTGATGATGAAGGCATCGGCGGGCGGCGGCGGCAAGGGGATGCGCCTTGCCTGGTCCGAACAGGATGTCCGCGACGGGTTCGAGGCGACGAAGCGCGAGGGGCTGGCCAGTTTCGGCGACGACCGTGTGTTCATCGAAAAGTTCATCGAAAGCCCGCGCCACATCGAAATTCAGGTACTGGGCGACCAGCATGGCAACATCCTGTATCTGGGCGAGCGCGAATGTTCGATCCAGCGGCGGCACCAGAAGGTGGTGGAGGAAGCGCCCTCCCCCTTTGTCACGCCGGAGATGCGCCGGGCGATGGGCGAACAGGCGGTCGCGCTGGCCCGCGCGGTCGGCTATTTTTCGGCCGGGACGGTCGAACTGATCGTCAGCGGCGCGGATACCAGCGGCAAGAGCTTCTACTTCCTGGAAATGAACACCCGGCTTCAGGTGGAGCATCCGGTGACCGAGGCGGTGACGGGTATCGACCTTGTTGAACAGATGATCCGCGTTGCGGCCGGCGAGCGGCTGGCGTTCGGTCAGGACGATATCCGGCTGAATGGCTGGGCGATCGAGAACCGCGTCTATGCCGAGGATCCGTATCGCGGGTTCCTGCCGTCGACCGGGCGGCTGGTCCGCTATGCCCCGCCATCGGCATCCACCACGCCCTATGGCGCTCCGGATTCCGCCGGCGCCTATATCCGCGTCGATGACGGCGTGGCCGAGGGCGGCGAGGTATCGATGTTCTATGATCCCATGATCGCCAAGCTGATCACCTGGGCCCCCACGCGCAACGAGGCCGCCGACCTGCAGGTGCAGGCGCTGGACGGGTTTCAGATCGAGGGGCTGGGCCAGAACATCGATTTCCTGTCCGCGCTGATGCAGCATCCCCGATTCCGGTCGGGCGCGCTGACCACCGGGTTCATCGCAGAGGAGTATCCGGAGGGATTCTCGGGTGCACCGACTTCGGCCGAACTGACCCGCGCGCTGGCGGCGGTTGCGGCTGGGCTTTCGTTCACGACTGCGGGCCGCGCGCGACAGATTTCGGGACAGCTTGGCACTGCGCCGCTGCCCTCATCCGACTGGACCGTCAGGATCGGCGGGGAGGATCACGCCGTCACCCTGGCTGAGGGCCATGCGACGGTCGATGGCGAACGGGTCGAAGGCACGATGCACTGGCAACCGGGCGACCGGATGGTGACCGCCACGGCCAATGGCGACACACTGTCGGTGAGGGTCAAGCGCACGCGCACCGGATGGCTGTTGACGACGCGCGGTGCCGTTCACCGGGTCGAGGTGCTGCCCGCGCATATCGCCCCCTATCGCCGGCACATGATCGAAAAGGTCCCGCCGGACATGAGCCGGTTCCTGCTGTGCCCGATGCCGGGCCTGCTGACCCAGCTGCACGTCGCGCCCGGCGACAAGGTGGAGGCCGGTCAGCCGCTGGCGGTGATCGAGGCGATGAAGATGGAGAATATCCTGCGCGCCGAAAAAAGCGCGGTGGTGAAGGCTGCGAACTTCGCGCCGGGCGACAGCCTGGCCGTCGACGCCGCGATCCTGGAGTTCGAATAG
- the serB gene encoding phosphoserine phosphatase SerB has translation MFIATLIASDRLSEGDFSAAMDRLAGAGCAPSVRQWIDEGVAGDIRFMVNPHAARLNLELAFPGIDIAVQPDGPDRRKRLIVADMDSTMITVECIDELADYAGIKPQIAEVTERAMRGELDFAEALDARVALLAGLSESAIEQCLAERVRIMPGAQQLVRTMRGWGATAILISGGFTRFAGPVAERIGFNRMIANELLIADGKLTGAVAKPIVDSATKEATLAAATAELGLKPEQTLAVGDGANDLAMIKRAGLGVAYHAKPVVAAAAQMRVDAGDLTALLYAQGVSRWEWAAG, from the coding sequence ATGTTCATCGCCACGCTGATAGCATCGGATCGTCTGAGCGAGGGGGATTTTTCCGCTGCGATGGATCGGCTGGCGGGGGCCGGCTGCGCTCCGTCCGTCCGGCAATGGATTGACGAGGGCGTGGCGGGTGACATCCGCTTCATGGTCAATCCCCATGCCGCGCGCCTGAACCTGGAACTTGCCTTTCCCGGCATCGACATCGCGGTGCAGCCCGATGGTCCGGACCGGCGCAAGCGGCTGATCGTCGCCGACATGGATTCCACCATGATCACGGTCGAGTGCATCGACGAACTGGCCGATTATGCCGGGATCAAGCCGCAGATTGCCGAAGTGACCGAGCGGGCGATGCGCGGCGAACTTGATTTTGCCGAGGCACTGGACGCGCGCGTCGCCCTGTTGGCCGGGCTGTCCGAAAGCGCCATCGAACAGTGCCTCGCCGAACGGGTGCGGATCATGCCCGGCGCACAGCAACTGGTCCGCACGATGCGCGGCTGGGGCGCGACGGCCATCCTTATCTCCGGCGGCTTTACCCGCTTTGCCGGGCCGGTGGCGGAGCGGATCGGGTTCAACCGGATGATCGCCAACGAACTGCTGATCGCGGACGGCAAGCTGACCGGGGCGGTGGCCAAACCCATCGTGGATTCGGCGACCAAGGAAGCGACCTTGGCCGCCGCGACGGCCGAACTGGGACTGAAGCCCGAACAGACGCTGGCCGTGGGCGACGGGGCGAACGACCTAGCGATGATCAAGCGGGCGGGGCTGGGCGTCGCCTATCATGCCAAGCCGGTGGTCGCTGCCGCCGCGCAGATGCGCGTCGATGCCGGTGACCTCACCGCCCTGCTTTATGCTCAGGGGGTCAGCCGGTGGGAATGGGCCGCCGGCTGA
- the miaA gene encoding tRNA (adenosine(37)-N6)-dimethylallyltransferase MiaA: protein MNMSSGPSLPRVALIAGPTASGKSAIALELARRHNGVVINADASQVYADLRILSARPTEAEEAQAPHRLFGHVDGADAYSAARYAADARAAIDQAVAAGRLPILVGGTGLYLRTLIDGIAPVPEIDAAIRAEVRAMSVAAAHDRLTAADPDAAARLHPGDTTRVARALEVKLSTGRTLAEWQAQREGGIGGHIALIAAVLLPNREWLTARCDARLAAMFDGGGVDEVERLRLRQLDPALPVMRAIGVPEIAAMLDGTMTRAEAMDRAMLATRQYAKRQYTWFRNQPPAGWDRLETNEKTVAIGYFETKLHV from the coding sequence ATGAACATGTCTTCCGGCCCTTCCCTTCCCCGCGTCGCGCTCATCGCAGGGCCGACCGCCAGCGGCAAGAGCGCAATCGCGCTGGAACTGGCACGGCGGCATAACGGCGTCGTCATCAACGCCGATGCGAGCCAGGTCTACGCCGATCTGCGTATCCTGTCCGCCCGACCGACCGAGGCCGAGGAAGCACAGGCGCCGCATCGGCTGTTCGGCCATGTCGACGGGGCGGATGCCTATAGCGCGGCGCGCTATGCCGCGGATGCGCGCGCGGCGATCGACCAGGCGGTCGCCGCCGGTCGATTGCCGATCCTGGTCGGTGGCACAGGGCTGTACCTGCGTACCCTGATCGACGGGATAGCACCGGTGCCGGAGATCGACGCCGCCATCCGGGCGGAGGTGCGCGCCATGTCCGTTGCGGCGGCGCATGACCGGCTGACCGCGGCGGACCCGGACGCGGCGGCGCGCCTTCACCCCGGCGACACGACGCGGGTCGCGCGCGCGCTGGAGGTAAAACTGTCCACCGGCCGGACGCTGGCGGAATGGCAGGCGCAGCGGGAGGGCGGGATCGGGGGCCACATCGCCCTGATCGCCGCCGTCCTGTTGCCCAACCGGGAATGGCTGACCGCACGGTGCGATGCCCGGCTGGCAGCGATGTTCGATGGCGGCGGCGTGGACGAGGTGGAGCGGCTGCGCCTGCGCCAGCTGGACCCTGCCCTGCCCGTCATGCGCGCGATCGGCGTGCCGGAAATCGCCGCGATGCTGGACGGCACGATGACCCGGGCAGAGGCGATGGACCGCGCCATGCTGGCCACCCGCCAATATGCCAAGCGGCAATATACCTGGTTCCGGAATCAGCCGCCCGCCGGGTGGGATCGGCTCGAAACGAATGAAAAAACTGTCGCCATTGGCTATTTTGAAACTAAATTACACGTTTAG